The Candidatus Zixiibacteriota bacterium sequence AAACAGATTAAATTGCAGCCGGATATATATATTTGGTTATGCGTCAGGATGGAGGGAACGACATCCTGACGCCCGGGAACTTATGCGGCGCTTCATTAAAAAACAGATTGAATTGCAACCGGATATATATATTATTCATTCTAAGGTAAAGCTATAAAATTAACAGGAAATCCGATGTCATCAAAAAACGATAGCTCGCTTAAAAAATCAATCAAAACCAAAGCCAAAGAACTTGGTTTCGACCTCGTTGGTATCTGCAAAGCCGAGTACAGCCCGGAAAATCACAACTACCTGCTTGAGTGGCTAAGCAAGGGCTATCATGGCGATATGGATTACATGAGCAGAAAACCCCGCCTGCGAAGCGACCCCAGTCTTTTCCTTGAGGGAGCGCGTTCGGTAGTCTCAGTAGCGATGAGCTATTATAAGAAACCCGGATACCATAAAGATAAGCCGTATATATCCATATATGCGCGCGGCAAGCCATATCAGAAAGTTCTTAAAGACAGGCTGAAAGCATTGCTTGAATATATCAAAACAATCAAACCTGATGTTAAAGGCAAGATTGCCGTTGATACATCGCCGACATTCGATAAGCTGTGGGCTGAAAAAGCCGGTTTGGGCTGGCGCGGCAAGAATACGCTTCTGATTAATAAAAACCTTGGCAGCTTCCTGTTTTTAGGCGAGCTTTTTCTCAATATCGAAATCGAACCCGATGAACCTGTAAAGAACCTCTGCGCCGCGCCCGACAGCAGGTTGGCAGATTGCCGTAAATGCCTCGATTCATGCCCGACAGGCGCTTTGGAACAGCCTAACCAGCTAAATGCATCAAAATGTATATCCTATCTCACAATCGAAACCAAAAGCCGGCTTGAAAACCCAGAACTTATTGGCAATCACATACTTGGCTGTGATATTTGCCAGCTTGTCTGCCCTTTTAATAAGAATATTCCAGCAACAAAAACCAGTGAGTTTATGCAATCGGAGCATTTTTATGAAAGACCTATAAAAAACGGGCATAATCTCACCGAAAGTGAATTTTATCATAAATATTCGGGAACTATTATAGACGAATATGGATTTTATAGATATGTTAACAATATGAGGATGGTAAAAAGGAATATTAATACTTTTAAATCATAAACTATTGAATAGGCTTGACATTAGTAACCTGATTGATTAAATTTGATAATGATAAAATAGACCTTTAAAGAAAGAGGAACAATATGCAGATTTCAAGAAAAGCAGATTATGCGATTCGAGCTTTGATTTATGTTGCGGCAATTAATGGCGAGCGAACATGCAGCATCAATGAAATCGCTGAAAACGAAAAAATCCCCAGAGAATATCTGGCTAAAATCCTGAAAGAGCTAACCCAAAAAGGTTTTCTTAATAGCTATAAAGGAGTAAATGGCGGCTACCGTATGCGGAAACCGCGCGAGGAGATAACATTTCTTAGTATTCTTGAGGCTACTCAGGGACCATTTATCATTAGTTCATGCAACATGGATGAAGAAGAAGGCGGCTGCAAGGGCAAAGATAAATGCGCCTCGTACGAATTCTGGAATGACCTTCAAAAAAATCTGAAGGCAATTTACTCCGATATGAATCTAAGTAAAATCGATTATGATAAATATTACGGTTTTCTTAAAACCAAGTAAAAAATTCACTGCTTAATATTGTTTTGCAGAGATGCCAATTTTTCTCGAAAGTTTTTACTGTTTAATGGTACCGGAACACTTTCCTGCGGTGGTAGATATACATCGAAAAAGAGTAATTCATCAAAAACCGCTGCGGGAAAGCGAATAATATATCATTAAAATATGAACCATCATCACAACACAACTTATAACATCATTATCAGCCATGCGAAAACCTAAAGCAATTGCTCTGTATTCGGGCGGCCTCGACTCTGCCTTAGCCATACTTGTTATGATGCGTCATGGCGTACAGGTTGAAGCCATTAGATTTTCGACCCCTTTTATCTGTAATATATACGATTCGTCCTCCGATGATTCTGATTCCTATCTATCTGCCAAGCAATTAAGCTTTCCGATTAAAGTACATCGTCTGGGCAAGAAATTTGTCGAGATTGTGAAACACCCCCGGCACGGCTATGGCAAAAACCTGAATCCATGTATCGATTGCCGTCTTTTGATGCTGCGGGAAGCTAAAGATTACATGGAAATGACCGGCGCTGATTTCATTATAACCGGCGAGGTTTTAGGTCAGCGGCCTATGTCGCAGATGCGCAACACGATAAACTTAATCGACAAGAAATGCGGTTTGGGGGGACGGCTTGTCAGGCCGTTATCGGGAAAGCTTTTTGAGCCGACACTGCCTGAGAAAGAAGGATTGATTAAACGTGACTGGCTTTTAGATATCAATGGACGCTCCAGAAAAAGGCAGATGCAGTTGGCCGATGAGTTCGGCTTGAAAGAATATACAAATCCTGCCGGCGGATGTTATTTAACCGACAGCATCTACTGCAAAAAATTGAAAGACCTGATGATGCACACTAAGAATTTCGATTTCAATGATATAAATCTATTAACCGCCGGTCGTCAGTTCAGGCTCTCGGAAAATTGCAAGCTTGTAGTCGGCAGGGATGAAAAAGAAAATGATAAGCTCGTTTCTCTGATTAAAGATGATGACATGATCATAGAAGTTCTGGATGTCGGCTCGCCGATTGCCGCGCTCAGGGGAGAAGTTCAGGTTGAGGATATAGAACTTGCCGCCGCTATTGCCGCCCGCTACAGTGATGCTAAATATAAGGATTCGGTGATGGTCAATGTTTTAGATATAGCTGGCAGCTGCATATCAGATAAGGATAATTCAAGCCATTCGCAGAGTGAATTTATCAGTTCGGCTGCCGAGCAAAGGGACATCAGCAGACGCCGTAGTTATGATATTACGGTTAAGCCTGCCGATGCGGATACCGTTGATAGCGTGAGGATATAGATTTGTAGAGTCAATCTGCCAGAGGCGTCCGCCATAGGCGGAAATGACTTTCCTATATTTTTTATGAATAATGCGCGCTAATATTTTCAAGCAAGCACTATGTAGGGCAGGTCTTTCCGAGACCTGCCTCTTGGTTATGCGTCAACTACGTAGGGTGGTCGGGTGCCCCACTCCCGCCCAAAGCGGGAGTGGGCTGCCTCATTGGCACCTTTATAAAGGAATCCCACCCCCGCTTGAGGCGGGGGATGGGGCAACCAATTTTTAAACACACCTGTTAGGTTATGCGTCAGGATGGAAGGGACGACATCCCGACGCCCAGGAGTAATTCTGCCTAAGAAAGCGCTTGCAGTCTTAATCGTTTTCCGTTAACTTATTATTCAGGTTCTATTGCATTAAAACCAACTCCGGAGGAGTAGATGAAACAGGCAGATCTTGGCGATACGGTAAAAATACACTATATAGGCAAACTTGAAAATGGGTTGATATTTGACTGCACCCGAGACAATGAACCGTTTGAGATACAAGTCGGCAGCGGCAAATCCGTACCGGGTTTTGAGATGGGCCTCACCGGTATGGCAATCGGGGATAAGCGCACTATTGCCGTGTCGCCGGAAGATGGTTTTGGCTTGCGGGATGAAAAATTGTCCGATAAAATAAATAAAAGCGACTTGCCTGATAATATTACAATAGCTGTTGGCAAGCAATTGATGATGCCTCACTCGGATGGCGAGTTCATTCGGGCAACAATAACAGAAATACAAAGCGACAGCATAACTGTTGACTTGAATCATCCGTTAGCCGGCAGGAAACTTATATTTGAAGTTGAAATGCTTGAGATAGTGGAATCATCATAATCTTACAAGCGCAGTTATTATAACCGCCAAGCTTTAACCTGCCTTATAATTATTTTAAATACTTTTTTATTCCCTCGGCAAAATTAATTGGGGTAATATCGAGGTCGCTGAAAAAAGAATAGCTGCCGGAGGTATTTTCCGCTAACAGCATTTTAATCATATCAACAGTTATCGGGATAGGCAGGAAACGCCCATAAAGCCTGGCTTTGAATTTCACGAATCTGACCGGCTGGTGGAATTTCCGGATTTTCTTTTTGCCCAGCGCTAAACCGATAATATCGAGCATCTCATCAAATGTATACTTGTCCAGACCGGCTATATCATAAGTTTTACCGATTGTCTGGCGTTTGTCAATTGAGCGAACGAATCCCTCGGCAACATCATCGACAGATATCGGCTGAAGGCGATACTTGCCATCCCCGATAACCGGAAAAATCGGAGATAACTTTAATACTTTCACCAGCAGATTCACGAATTTATCCTCCGGTCCGAACACTACGGATGGTCTGAAAATAGTATAATCCAAGCCGCTCGCCTTGACTACATTTTCGCCCAGATGTTTTGTTTCCATATACTCGGTGTCGATATTATTGGCTGTGCCAAGAGCCGACATATGCAGGAAACGTTTAATGCCAGACCCTTGCGCTGCTTTCACTAACGACATAGGTATCAAATGATGAGCGTAATCAAATGAGGTCTCTTTCGTTTCCTTGATTATGCCTATCAGATTAATAACCACCTCGCAGCCCTCGAGGATTTTCCTAATCTGCGAGGGGGAATCGTAATATATGTAGCGCGACTCCGTACCCGAAAAACTGGCGATTTTGAGCAGAGAGCCCGGGCGAATCAGGGCGACAACATGATGGCCGGCCTTAACAAGCCTTTTTATTATCACTTTTCCGATAAAACCGGTTCCGCCGGCGATAGCTATGTTCATAATATTATAAATAACATACGCATTTTCTATTCATCCTTATATGCTGCAAATATATATGAGCTTGAAATTAAATCAACTGAATTTTTGTTTTCCGTGGCTGGCGTATGCCCTCGCCCAAAGGCACGTTTGTACCATACGGCCTGTAGGGTATGCCAATTGGCGTTGACATTACAGCAGTAGGGCAGGTCTTTCCGAGACCTGCCTATACAAAACGGTGATTATCGATGAGTATTAAATGTGATGATACTATAAACATTTTGAATAGGCAAAAGTCGTCCGCCTGAGGCGGATGCCCTACTTGGCTGATTATAAGCATACAGATTGCCGCGTCGCCCGCCAAAGGCGTCCGCCTAAGGCGGACTCGCAATGACTTTCTTATATTTTTTGTGAATAATGCGGGCTAGTAAGTCGAGTTCCGACCGGAGGGAGAAACCCAACATTTTGGACAGTGACAGGTGATTTGCTAAGGGAAAGGGCGGCATATTGCTGCGAAAGGTGTCGGGTTTCTTGTTCATCCGCCTAAGGCGGAGAACCCGACCTGCGATTGTATAAAAAAACGGGGAAACTCCTGTAATATGGCGGGCTGATAAAAAATGCCTTAGACAGTTAGCTGCTCATCGAATCCAAAAACTTAGCGTTAGTCTTGGTCTTAAGCAAACGGTCTAAAATAAACTCCATGGCGTCAACCGGGCTCATCTCGTTGAGAAACTTGCGCAGAATCCAGATACGCTTCAATTCATCGGCGGTCAACAGCAGTTCTTCCTTGCGAGTTCCCGAACGGTTAATATCAATAGCCGGGAAAGTGCGTCTATCAGCCAGGCGTCTGTCAAGCACTATTTCCATATTGCCGGTACCCTTGAACTCCTCGAAAATAACATCATCCATGCGGGAACCGGTTTCAATAAGTGCTGTGGAGATGATAGTAAGCGAGCCGCCCTCTTCGATATTACGAGCCGCTCCGAAGAAACGTTTTGGTTTCTGCAGGGCGTTTGAATCAACGCCGCCGGACAGAATTTTGCCGGAGTGAGGTACAACAGAATTATAGGCGCGCGCCAGACGAGTAATCGAATCCAGCAGGATGCAAACATCTTTTTTATGCTCGACCAGCCTTTTGGCTTTCTCGATAACCATCTCAGCGACAGTAACATGCCTGTCGGCGGGTTCGTCAAATGTCGAGGAGACAACCTCAGCCTTAACAGTCCGCTCCATGTCGGTAACTTCCTCCGGACGCTCATCAATCAACAGCACGATTAATTTCATATCAGGATGATTAGTAGTAATCGAATTAGCGATTTTTTGCAGGATAATTGTTTTGCCGGCTTTCGGCGGCGAGGTAATAAGACCGCGCTGCCCCTTGCCGACTGGCGTCAGCATATCCATAATTCTGGTAGTGGCATCCTTAGAATCGACCTCAAGTTTAACTTTTTCCTCAGGGTAAAGCGGGGTAAGATTATCAAACATAATTTTATGTTTGGCGATTTCCGGGTTTTCGTAATTAACCGCCTCGATTTTTAAAAGCGCAAAATATCTTTCGGTTTCTTTCGGGGGACGAACCTGACCGCTGACAGTATCTCCCGACCGAAGATCGAATTTTTTAATCTGTGAGGGGCTAACATAAATATCATCAGGACCGGGAAGATAGTTATAGTCCGAGCTTCGCAAAAAGCCATAACCTTCAGACAACACTTCCAACACTCCCTCGGCAAAGATAAGACCATCCTGCTCGGTTTGCGCCTCGAGGATTTTAAAAATCAGCTCGGATTTTTTCAAGCTGGAGACACTGGGAACCTGAAGTTCCTCGGCTAACGATGTAAGGTCATTAATAGTTTTTGATTTTAATTCAACAATATCCATAAAAAATACTCCTTTTATATCATTATTTTATGGGAGAAACAGAGGCCAGCTAAATCGCCTCCGCAGCCAACTCGTTATCAGTTAATTCGTTACGCGGTCAAAAGGTTTTTATTCCAGTTTTTCGCCAGGCGCATCTCCCCATAATTTTTCAAGTGAATAGTATTCCCTGACATCGGGTTGAAAAATATGCACAACTACTGTTATATAGTCGAGTAAAACCCATTTAAGGTTTTTATAGCCCTCAACATGCCAAGCGCGAACATCTTTTTGTTTTAATCCCCCTATTATATTGTCAGTAATCGCCTTTACATGAACATCAACAGAACCGCTAATTATTACAAAATAATTAGTTACATCCGAACTCTTGCGAAGATCCATAAGATATACATCGAATCCGTTTTTCTCAAGGGCGAGTTTTCCAACTTTGCGAGCTATTTGTTTAGGCGTCAATAGTTAATTAACCTCGTTTATTATGTTTTTTAAAACTGATGAGTAATCACTGCCAATTATAACGGTTACATCAATATCAAGCAAATTATCAGACAATTTCTGAATTAGCAGCTGGTCTTGCTTGACTTTCGCAAGCTCAGCAACATACAAGACGGCATTGGAATAATGGCCGTTATTTTCCTGGTTTCCCTTGCGGTCTAATATTAATGTATGCTCGAAATTACTCACTTTCGCATTGCCTTTGTCGATAACGTCAAAGAATACCTCAGGGGATGACTCCATGAAGGCTTTAGCCATAGTTTCAGCGGCTCCGCTTACACCGCAGCCATTTAAAAGTTGAAGGCGGATAATTTTGGGCACAGACTTGGATAGGCTAACTTCCGAGCGCGGTAAAAACATCGAAACTAAAAACACGACGATAAAAACCGATAGAAATATCACCGCCCAGCCTGTTATTCCAGGGCTTTTTAAATATTTACTGCTTGTTTTCTTTTTAGATTTTCTTATTGTTGGCATGTTTTTTGGGAGAAATTAATAGTAATGTTGGCGTCTAACGATCCCCCTCCCGAGAATAATAATTGTTATCATATGCAGAATTGTTGTCCTGATAGAATAGCGGCGTTTGCCGGTAATTAAACCGGAATAATAGATTTTTCGTAGGCCTATAGCTGATAGAAATTGCCGGCAATATACGACCATCAGTTAAAGAAACTCCGCTTGTATTAAAAAATGCTCCGGGTTGATGAACATACGCAATATCCAATTTTATATTAAGCGGATTGGATACTTGGTATTCAATAGAATTCAAATACATGCCCAAGCTTTGCGAACCGGAATTCGATGACATGAACATAAACGAATAACTTTGCGACATGTGAAAACGACTGGGGTCAAAAAGTGAAAATGATGATTTAGCAGGAGCATAACTCAAAGGTAAATTACTTTGAAGCTGAGCATAAGCCGAACCAGCTAACAATATGACCGCAATTATTAAAATAAATTTTCTCATTTCCAATATTTACCCTCCCACTAAATGTGGTTAATAAAGTTACAACGCTAAAATTGTTCTGTCAATCTTTTTATTGTTTTACTGAAATCTATTTTCTTTGTTCCTTGATTTTGGTTTCCATCAAAATTAATTCTTCTTTAGAGTTGATTCCAAGTCCTTCATCCGGATTATCGGAAATGAGCGCCGACACCTTTAGGCCTCTTTCCCGAAATAGAGCGATTGTATCAGTAAGATAATACTCAGATTGGGCGTTTTCCGATTTTAACTGTTTTAGAACCGGTTTTAATTCGCGATTGTCAAAACAATAAGCGCCGGTGTTAACCTCATCGATTTGACGAATATTATCATCGGCATCACGATACTCGATAATAGCCTTCAAAAAACCATCCCGATTGCGGACAATTCTGCCATAACTGCCCGGCTTATCAAGCCGCGCAGTTAACACTGTTGCGGCTGACCCGGTTTTTCGGCGCTTTTCCAATAAGCCGGCAATAGTCGAGGAGGAAATCAGCGGCATATCACCGCATAGCGCTAATAGATCGCCGTTAAAATCACCAAGGGCAGGCATGGCTATCTGCACCGCATGGCCGGTTCCCAGCTGCGGCTGTTGAATAGCAAATTCAACTCCCCTGTCGGCAAGTTTTGTTTGAACAAGTTCATATTTATGGCCAATTACCAATATGATTTTTTCTACTCCAGCCTGCCTGACATTTTCAATAACATAATCGACAAGATATTTATCGCCAAGTTTATGAAGTATTTTTGGCAAATCAGATTTCATACGTTTGCCGAGTCCTGCCGCCAATATGACAGCCGCTGTATTACTTTTGATTGCATCACTCATAACGTTTAAATATCCAAAGTAAATAGTAAGGTTGTTAATTGGTTAACTTTCAAGAATTGCGTTCCTAAGTAAAAAGTTTAGCAATAAATAAATATAGCTTAATATCCTGCTGCTATAATGAGAAACCAACAATAATGATATTTCCTATGCCGGTCTGTTTTTTTCATCCACTTTAATAATTATCGGTTTATGGTCAGCTATTTCTTCGGGGTGAAGATGACAGTAGGAGATTATAATTATTATATCGCCTTTTATTCCCAGACGAGCCGCCGGACCGTTCAGGCATATTTCGCCGCTGTCGGGCTTGGCCTCAATTACATAAGTTTCCAGCCGATTGCCGTTATTGAGATTGACCACCTGAACTTTTTCGTGGGGATATATGCCGGCAGTTTCCATAAGCTTTTTATCGATAGATATAGAACCATCATAATTGAGTTCAGCGCCGGTTATAGCAGCCCGGTGAATCTTGGATTTCATTACCGTGATAAACATAACTTTCCTAACTTGAAATTAATAGCTAAAAACCCTTTTGACAAGACTTTTTTAACAATTCCGAAAAATCTCATTAATTATCTAATCGTTGATATTATTCAATAATAACAAACCAACTACAACTAAATATTTATCGTCATTTATATTTATATATAGATAAGAACATTTTTCAGTTAAAACCGAAACATTTTTTCCCCTTTTTGCCGCTTTAAATAATATTTTCAACTGAAAACTTTATCTTTTTAATTGACTGATAATGTATTACAGGGAATATCTCAAATCCGGCGGCAGCGGCACGTTGTTTGCCATTAAATCATATGGAAAATAATGATTAATTCTTGTTATCGGGAAGGATTATGAAAAGAATTTTAATTTGCGTGTTAGTATGCCTGCTAAACGTTGTCTTCTGTTATGCTCAATTGACGCCAGCCCAAAAAGAACTGTTTGAAAAATACGATAATAAAAGAAGCGTACGGGACACCGAAACCGAAAAATATTCATCGCCGGAAATCTATGAAATTGATGATGACACAACGAAGATTTTTAATAACGAAAAATTGTCTGATAAGGAGAAAGAAAAGCTTAAAAGACATGACTTTTTAACTGATTGTGAAGATTCCGGTGAAGTAAAGGAGCCGGAACTCAAGCTTTTTGGCCATGACATTTTCAATGATGTCGATTTGTCGTTTATTCCAAACCCTTATGATTTACCGCCTGATGGTTATGTTTTAGGACCGGGCGACAATATTATTGTCAATGTCTGGGGGCGGGCTGATTTGGAGCTGAATCTTACAATTGACCGTGAAGGCAGGATTTTTATCCCGAAAATTGGCGAACTAACAGCCTCGGGTCTTACGCTTACACAACTTACGCAAAGACTTAAAAAAAGCCTCAATGAAGTTTACTCCGATAATCAGCTCTCGATATCATACGGCAAACTTCGCCAGATAACCGTATATATATTCGGTGAGGTTAATAAGCCGGGCGGTTATACGGTTTCCTCGCTTTCCAATCTTCTTCATGCTCTTTATACAGCCGGAGGAATAACCGAAAACGGCAGCCTTCGCAATATCAAACTTATTCGCAATACCAAAGTTGTCAATAGCTATGATTTATATGACCTTCTATTAAAAGGAGATAGCAGCAAAGGTTTAAAACTGTTATCAGGCGATGTTGTCTATGTACC is a genomic window containing:
- the queG gene encoding tRNA epoxyqueuosine(34) reductase QueG, with the protein product MSSKNDSSLKKSIKTKAKELGFDLVGICKAEYSPENHNYLLEWLSKGYHGDMDYMSRKPRLRSDPSLFLEGARSVVSVAMSYYKKPGYHKDKPYISIYARGKPYQKVLKDRLKALLEYIKTIKPDVKGKIAVDTSPTFDKLWAEKAGLGWRGKNTLLINKNLGSFLFLGELFLNIEIEPDEPVKNLCAAPDSRLADCRKCLDSCPTGALEQPNQLNASKCISYLTIETKSRLENPELIGNHILGCDICQLVCPFNKNIPATKTSEFMQSEHFYERPIKNGHNLTESEFYHKYSGTIIDEYGFYRYVNNMRMVKRNINTFKS
- a CDS encoding Rrf2 family transcriptional regulator → MQISRKADYAIRALIYVAAINGERTCSINEIAENEKIPREYLAKILKELTQKGFLNSYKGVNGGYRMRKPREEITFLSILEATQGPFIISSCNMDEEEGGCKGKDKCASYEFWNDLQKNLKAIYSDMNLSKIDYDKYYGFLKTK
- a CDS encoding peptidylprolyl isomerase, producing MKQADLGDTVKIHYIGKLENGLIFDCTRDNEPFEIQVGSGKSVPGFEMGLTGMAIGDKRTIAVSPEDGFGLRDEKLSDKINKSDLPDNITIAVGKQLMMPHSDGEFIRATITEIQSDSITVDLNHPLAGRKLIFEVEMLEIVESS
- a CDS encoding complex I NDUFA9 subunit family protein is translated as MNIAIAGGTGFIGKVIIKRLVKAGHHVVALIRPGSLLKIASFSGTESRYIYYDSPSQIRKILEGCEVVINLIGIIKETKETSFDYAHHLIPMSLVKAAQGSGIKRFLHMSALGTANNIDTEYMETKHLGENVVKASGLDYTIFRPSVVFGPEDKFVNLLVKVLKLSPIFPVIGDGKYRLQPISVDDVAEGFVRSIDKRQTIGKTYDIAGLDKYTFDEMLDIIGLALGKKKIRKFHQPVRFVKFKARLYGRFLPIPITVDMIKMLLAENTSGSYSFFSDLDITPINFAEGIKKYLK
- the rho gene encoding transcription termination factor Rho, with product MDIVELKSKTINDLTSLAEELQVPSVSSLKKSELIFKILEAQTEQDGLIFAEGVLEVLSEGYGFLRSSDYNYLPGPDDIYVSPSQIKKFDLRSGDTVSGQVRPPKETERYFALLKIEAVNYENPEIAKHKIMFDNLTPLYPEEKVKLEVDSKDATTRIMDMLTPVGKGQRGLITSPPKAGKTIILQKIANSITTNHPDMKLIVLLIDERPEEVTDMERTVKAEVVSSTFDEPADRHVTVAEMVIEKAKRLVEHKKDVCILLDSITRLARAYNSVVPHSGKILSGGVDSNALQKPKRFFGAARNIEEGGSLTIISTALIETGSRMDDVIFEEFKGTGNMEIVLDRRLADRRTFPAIDINRSGTRKEELLLTADELKRIWILRKFLNEMSPVDAMEFILDRLLKTKTNAKFLDSMSS
- the rsfS gene encoding ribosome silencing factor, translating into MTPKQIARKVGKLALEKNGFDVYLMDLRKSSDVTNYFVIISGSVDVHVKAITDNIIGGLKQKDVRAWHVEGYKNLKWVLLDYITVVVHIFQPDVREYYSLEKLWGDAPGEKLE
- a CDS encoding LytR C-terminal domain-containing protein, whose product is MPTIRKSKKKTSSKYLKSPGITGWAVIFLSVFIVVFLVSMFLPRSEVSLSKSVPKIIRLQLLNGCGVSGAAETMAKAFMESSPEVFFDVIDKGNAKVSNFEHTLILDRKGNQENNGHYSNAVLYVAELAKVKQDQLLIQKLSDNLLDIDVTVIIGSDYSSVLKNIINEVN
- a CDS encoding NTP transferase domain-containing protein: MSDAIKSNTAAVILAAGLGKRMKSDLPKILHKLGDKYLVDYVIENVRQAGVEKIILVIGHKYELVQTKLADRGVEFAIQQPQLGTGHAVQIAMPALGDFNGDLLALCGDMPLISSSTIAGLLEKRRKTGSAATVLTARLDKPGSYGRIVRNRDGFLKAIIEYRDADDNIRQIDEVNTGAYCFDNRELKPVLKQLKSENAQSEYYLTDTIALFRERGLKVSALISDNPDEGLGINSKEELILMETKIKEQRK
- a CDS encoding aspartate 1-decarboxylase gives rise to the protein MFITVMKSKIHRAAITGAELNYDGSISIDKKLMETAGIYPHEKVQVVNLNNGNRLETYVIEAKPDSGEICLNGPAARLGIKGDIIIIISYCHLHPEEIADHKPIIIKVDEKNRPA